The following proteins come from a genomic window of Ignavibacteriota bacterium:
- a CDS encoding Fic family protein, whose translation MKFVPAVPFDLPFLPPSLNFRHEQFFDVLLRARTELGELNGYSSSVPNPMLFLSPAIIRESVASSSIENINTTVEQVLQMQLFPEAEQRPLDKEVLRYREAISWGAEQIKKIPISTRLVQGLHSRLLPDAKKGYRTIPNAISNSTTGEILYTPPPAQNIQGLIGNWENFLHAEDGIDPLIKCAIAHYQFEAIHPFADGNGRTGRMLMVLSLMEQGLLSLPILYISGYINKNRGEYYTLLQGVNSHQRWHEFILYMLKGFHSQAKQTKDTLLRVMKLLEKIREHVRTKHKKIYTAELVEALFSHPVMTPVNLGKRLDVHYRTASRYLNELVQAKILRESFVGKYHLYVNTSLLDLLKS comes from the coding sequence ATGAAATTTGTCCCGGCCGTGCCATTTGATTTACCGTTTCTTCCCCCGTCTCTCAATTTCAGACATGAACAGTTCTTCGATGTTTTGTTGAGAGCAAGAACTGAGCTAGGGGAATTGAATGGTTATTCCTCTTCCGTGCCGAATCCTATGTTGTTTCTTTCGCCCGCAATCATCAGGGAATCGGTTGCAAGTTCAAGCATAGAAAATATTAATACGACCGTAGAACAAGTGTTGCAGATGCAGTTATTTCCTGAAGCGGAACAACGACCGCTCGATAAAGAAGTATTACGCTACCGTGAAGCAATCTCTTGGGGAGCGGAACAAATAAAAAAAATACCAATCTCCACCCGTCTTGTTCAGGGATTGCATAGCAGACTTCTCCCTGATGCAAAAAAGGGGTATCGAACAATTCCCAATGCAATTTCCAACAGTACAACGGGTGAAATTCTTTACACTCCGCCTCCAGCACAGAACATACAAGGGTTGATTGGGAATTGGGAAAATTTTCTTCATGCAGAGGATGGCATTGACCCGCTTATTAAATGTGCAATTGCACATTACCAGTTTGAAGCAATTCATCCTTTTGCTGATGGCAACGGGCGAACAGGGAGAATGTTGATGGTTCTCTCGTTAATGGAACAGGGACTTCTCTCACTCCCGATTTTATATATCAGCGGATATATTAACAAGAACCGCGGTGAGTATTACACGTTGCTACAGGGAGTCAATTCGCATCAGCGTTGGCATGAGTTCATTCTGTACATGCTCAAGGGATTCCACTCACAAGCCAAACAAACAAAGGATACGTTGTTGCGGGTTATGAAATTGCTTGAAAAGATAAGAGAACATGTTCGCACAAAGCATAAAAAAATATATACCGCAGAGTTGGTCGAAGCGTTATTTTCTCACCCGGTCATGACTCCCGTGAATTTGGGAAAACGATTAGATGTCCATTATAGAACGGCGAGCAGATACCTGAACGAACTTGTCCAAGCAAAGATTTTGCGGGAAAGTTTTGTCGGTAAGTATCATCTCTATGTAAATACATCTCTCTTAGACCTCTTGAAAAGTTGA